The following are encoded in a window of Megalobrama amblycephala isolate DHTTF-2021 unplaced genomic scaffold, ASM1881202v1 scaffold775, whole genome shotgun sequence genomic DNA:
- the LOC125262165 gene encoding uncharacterized protein LOC125262165: MSRTTDPAGHWKDLETWLSVVTDSLLPKAAETLKHQTQDQLDDNITSLMKQDPSQSYSHKELAKITGSLSHTLIATLKLSDRQAAHRQQELTHAQRRIEQLELEAQERREGPDEVEQGAKEEINRLKETLAATTQEMERGRADYADLSDKLQYAEQLLEKAKADFRDKNSRIKALETHLNESRNEVSRLKQQLDYIKEESDSIKEELKHAYELTGSPVPGLAHDQKGAVPKQSPAPSEESYLLTKLKERAPASHRSSHGLDLRDLDKLARNIGKFTPNVPGSPNVQSYLQDIDFHLEMRPNVTDKDRLYLLRATSSSEVRSFLDRQPAHTKTDYHLLREALIKEFADPESERGLVAALETKQGRHETPQVFYSRLRLAYFGSRNEQSMEEELNFKTLFLRNLHPGVSHHLGVLACPRTMSAQQLRDLAHKAYCKQKMALEKGTKTTTVLDFNTQSQGLALEGTQCQDIAKPTPKEWNASSSNREWDSHTGTRPKQRDNRWDGPRGRQRSPGRHWENSWNRSRPHESHWEKTWNHPSSFGNTRGKGSWESKGKRQTHPGATSPRNRRKNSQRFQADRAQNESISEQKTSSCFDSQELMKIMMKEFFQRKEDDRKWEEKAKPDSS; the protein is encoded by the exons ATGTCTCGCACAACAGACCCTGCTGGACACTGGAAGGATCTGGAGACCTGGCTAAGTGTTGTAACAGACAGCCTCCTACCTAAGGCCGCTGAAACACTAAAGCATCAGACACAGGACCAGCTGGATGACAACATAACAAGCCTCATGAAACAAGACCCAAGTCAGAGCTACAGTCACAAAGAACTAGCCAAGATCACCGGCTCCTTAAGCCACACACTCATCGCCACCCTCAAACTGAGCGACAGGCAAGCCGCCCATCGCCAGCAGGAGCTGACACATGCACAACGGCGCATCGAACAGCTGGAGCTGGAGGCTCAGGAACGACGAGAAGGGCCTGATGAAGTGGAACAAGGCGCAAAAGAGGAGATCAACAGGCTAAAAGAGACCCTAGCAGCTACTACGCAAGAAATGGAACGAGGCAGAGCAGACTACGCTGACCTCTCCGACAAGCTACAATACGCAGAACAGCTACTGGAAAAAGCAAAGGCTGACTTCAGAGACAAGAACAGCCGAATTAAAGCTCTCGAAACTCACCTGAATGAGTCAAGAAATGAGGTCAGCCGCCTAAAACAACAGCTTGACTACATCAAAGAAGAGTCTGACAGTATTAAAGAGGAACTCAAGCATGCATATGAATT GACCGGCTCCCCTGTTCCTGGACTGGCACATGATCAGAAGGGGGCAGTGCCAAAACAGTCACCTGCTCCCTCCGAAGAATCCTACCTCCTCACTAAGCTAAAAGAACGTGCTCCAGCCAGCCACAGATCATCTCATGGCTTGGACCTCAGAGACCTTGACAAGCTTGCTAGAAACATTGGCAAATTCACTCCAAATGTGCCAGGTAGTCCAAATGTTCAGAGTTATCTGCAAGATATTGACTTCCATCTGGAGATGAGACCCAATGTCACTGACAAAGATAGACTTTATTTGCTCAGAGCCACATCCAGCTCTGAAGTGCGCAGCTTCCTGGACCGGCAGCCTGCCCACACAAAGACTGATTACCACCTGCTCCGAGAAGCTCTCATCAAAGAGTTTGCCGACCCTGAGTCAGAACGAGGACTAGTGGCTGCCCTGGAAACAAAACAAGGTCGTCACGAAACTCCTCAAGTCTTCTATAGCCGACTCAGGCTAGCATACTTCGGGTCTCGCAACGAACAGAGCATGGAGGAGGAATTGAACTTCAAAACTCTCTTCCTGAGAAACCTCCATCCTGGGGTGAGCCACCATCTTGGCGTCCTTGCCTGTCCACGCACAATGAGTGCTCAACAGTTAAGAGACTTGGCGCACAAAGCCTACTGCAAACAGAAGATGGCCTTAGAAAAGGGCACCAAAACCACCACAGTTCTTGACTTCAACACACAGAGTCAAGGGCTGGCCCTAGAGGGCACCCAGTGTCAAGACATTGCCAAGCCGACACCCAAAGAGTGGAATGCATCTTCGTCCAACAGAGAGTGGGACTCCCACACTGGTACTCGACCTAAACAGAGAGACAACCGCTGGGATGGACCACGTGGACGACAACGCTCACCTGGACGTCACTGGGAAAATTCATGGAACCGATCAAGACCTCATGAGAGTCATTGGGAGAAAACCTGGAATCACCCAAGCTCATTTGGAAACACCAGAGGAAAAGGCTCATGGGAATCCAAGGGAAAACGACAAACACACCCTGGAGCAACCAGCCCAAGGAATCGACGGAAAAACTCACAAAGATTCCAAGCTGACAGAGCTCAAAATGAATCCATATCAGAACAAAAGACTTCATCTTGTTTTGACTCTCAAGAGCTGATGAAAATAATGATGAAAGAGTTCTTCCAACGAAAGGAGGATGACCGGAAGTGGGAAGAGAAAGCGAAACCAGATTCATCCTGA